A DNA window from Stutzerimonas stutzeri contains the following coding sequences:
- the glp gene encoding molybdopterin molybdotransferase MoeA produces MSACGCDTGGLKPVDEAIAELLARVPAPPAVEEVALRDALGRVLAEPLDASFPVPPWDNSAMDGYALRAADLPAEGGALPLAGRIAAGDDASQQLPAGHAVRIFTGAPLPPGADAVVAQENCRVEGDRIWLPAVKVGDNVRCLGEETAAGERLIDAGKRLRPQELGLLATFGVARVKVYRRLRVALLSSGNELREPGEPLGAGQIYNSNRYSLLGVLQSLGCEVHDYPILIDDLGASRDALADAASRFDLIITSGGVSVGEEDHLKQAIRELGELHLWRLAIQPGKPLAFGEINGTPWIGLPGNPAAALVTSLVVARPFLLRAQGCTQVEVTPLRLPAGFAWRKANVRQQFLRARLEAVDGRLEVRLFPRQGSAMLTSATWADGLAIVECQRTLAEGELVQYLPFSELLG; encoded by the coding sequence ATGAGCGCCTGTGGCTGCGATACCGGCGGGCTGAAGCCGGTCGACGAGGCCATCGCCGAACTGCTGGCGCGGGTGCCGGCGCCGCCCGCGGTGGAAGAGGTCGCGCTGCGCGATGCCCTCGGCCGCGTGCTCGCCGAGCCGCTGGATGCGAGCTTTCCGGTGCCGCCCTGGGACAACAGCGCGATGGACGGCTACGCCCTGCGCGCGGCCGATCTGCCGGCCGAGGGCGGCGCACTGCCGCTGGCCGGACGCATCGCCGCAGGTGATGACGCCAGTCAGCAGCTGCCGGCCGGGCATGCGGTGCGCATCTTCACCGGCGCGCCGTTGCCGCCGGGCGCAGATGCCGTGGTCGCCCAGGAAAACTGCCGCGTCGAAGGCGATCGCATCTGGCTGCCGGCGGTAAAGGTCGGTGACAACGTACGTTGCCTGGGCGAGGAAACCGCCGCAGGCGAGCGTCTGATTGACGCCGGCAAGCGTCTGCGCCCGCAGGAACTCGGCCTGCTGGCGACCTTCGGCGTGGCGCGGGTGAAGGTCTACCGGCGTCTGCGCGTGGCGCTGCTGTCCAGCGGCAACGAGCTACGCGAGCCAGGCGAGCCGCTGGGCGCCGGGCAGATCTACAACTCCAACCGTTACAGCCTGCTCGGCGTGCTGCAGAGCCTCGGCTGCGAGGTGCACGACTATCCGATTCTGATCGACGACCTCGGCGCCAGCCGCGACGCGCTGGCCGATGCAGCGAGCCGCTTCGACCTGATCATCACCTCGGGTGGTGTTTCGGTGGGTGAAGAGGATCATCTCAAGCAGGCGATCCGCGAATTGGGCGAGCTGCACCTGTGGCGTCTGGCAATTCAGCCGGGCAAACCCCTTGCCTTCGGCGAGATCAACGGCACGCCCTGGATCGGCCTGCCCGGCAACCCGGCGGCGGCACTGGTCACCTCGCTGGTGGTGGCGCGGCCGTTCCTGCTGCGCGCCCAAGGCTGCACGCAGGTCGAGGTCACGCCGCTGCGCCTGCCTGCCGGTTTCGCCTGGCGCAAGGCCAATGTCCGCCAGCAGTTCCTGCGCGCGCGCCTCGAAGCGGTCGATGGCCGTCTCGAGGTGCGTCTGTTCCCACGCCAGGGTTCGGCCATGCTGACCTCCGCGACCTGGGCCGACGGTCTGGCCATCGTCGAATGCCAGCGCACCCTCGCCGAAGGCGAGCTGGTGCAATACCTGCCGTTCAGCGAACTGCTCGGCTGA
- the narI gene encoding respiratory nitrate reductase subunit gamma — translation MSNYNFLLFGVYPYIALAICLIGSWARFDLSQYSWKAGSSQMLSNNRMRLASNLFHVGILFILAGHFVGLLMPEALYHSFITSGQKQIVAMVSGGFFGILCLIGLVMLIHRRLTDARVRATSNTSDIMILFVLLAQLVLGLLTIVASTGHLDGSVMVLLGTWAQSLVTLQPVKAAVAIESVSVIYKLHVFLGVTLFVLFPFTRLVHIVSAPVWYLGRRYQIVRQKGVKPSVPRPQRPRTYEAPAHETAVPTAVPATAKSKTPV, via the coding sequence ATGTCTAACTACAATTTCCTGCTGTTCGGGGTCTATCCCTACATTGCGCTGGCCATCTGCCTGATCGGCAGCTGGGCGCGCTTCGACCTGTCGCAGTACAGCTGGAAGGCCGGCTCCAGCCAGATGCTGTCGAACAACCGCATGCGTCTGGCGAGCAACCTGTTCCACGTTGGCATCCTCTTTATCCTGGCCGGTCACTTCGTCGGTCTGCTGATGCCCGAGGCGCTGTACCACTCGTTCATCACCAGCGGCCAGAAGCAGATCGTGGCGATGGTTTCCGGTGGCTTCTTCGGCATCCTCTGCCTGATCGGTCTGGTGATGCTGATTCACCGTCGCCTGACCGACGCTCGTGTGCGGGCCACGTCCAACACCAGTGACATCATGATCCTGTTCGTGCTGTTGGCGCAGCTGGTGCTGGGTCTGCTGACCATCGTCGCCTCCACCGGCCATCTGGACGGTTCGGTGATGGTGTTGCTGGGCACCTGGGCACAGAGCCTGGTCACCCTGCAGCCGGTCAAGGCTGCAGTCGCCATCGAGTCGGTCAGCGTCATCTACAAGCTGCACGTGTTCCTCGGCGTGACCCTGTTCGTGCTGTTCCCCTTCACCCGTCTGGTGCACATCGTCAGCGCACCGGTGTGGTACCTGGGTCGGCGTTACCAGATCGTCCGGCAGAAGGGCGTCAAGCCAAGCGTGCCGCGCCCTCAGCGTCCGCGCACCTACGAAGCCCCGGCACACGAAACCGCCGTGCCGACCGCTGTGCCTGCCACGGCAAAGAGCAAGACCCCGGTATGA
- the moaB gene encoding molybdenum cofactor biosynthesis protein B — MAHLSNSEFQPLSIAVLTVSDTRNIDSDTSGQALIDGLQSVGHSLAERAIVKDDIWQIRARVCSWIASENVQVVLITGGTGFTARDNTPQAVQPLLDKDVDGFGELFRYVSLGEIGTSTVQSRALAGMSNGTLVCCLPGSTNACRTAWNKILVEQLDSRTKPCNFVPHLKASGVDYCGPRS; from the coding sequence ATGGCTCACCTGTCCAACAGCGAATTCCAGCCCCTGAGCATTGCGGTGCTCACGGTGAGCGACACCCGCAACATCGATTCCGATACTTCCGGCCAGGCGCTGATCGACGGCCTGCAGAGCGTGGGCCATAGCCTGGCCGAGCGGGCCATCGTCAAGGACGACATCTGGCAGATCCGCGCCCGTGTCTGCAGCTGGATCGCCAGCGAGAACGTGCAGGTGGTGCTGATCACCGGCGGCACCGGTTTCACCGCCCGCGACAACACTCCACAGGCGGTACAGCCGCTGCTGGACAAAGACGTCGACGGCTTCGGTGAACTGTTCCGCTACGTTTCGCTGGGCGAAATCGGCACCTCCACCGTGCAGTCGCGCGCGCTGGCCGGCATGAGCAACGGCACCCTGGTCTGCTGCCTGCCGGGCTCGACCAACGCCTGCCGCACCGCCTGGAACAAGATCCTCGTCGAGCAGCTGGACAGCCGCACCAAGCCCTGCAACTTCGTGCCGCACCTCAAAGCGTCCGGGGTCGATTATTGCGGGCCGCGCTCATGA
- the narH gene encoding nitrate reductase subunit beta, with protein sequence MKIRSQVGMVLNLDKCIGCHTCSITCKNVWTSREGMEYAWFNNVESKPGIGYPKEWENQDKWKGGWVRNGDGTINPRIGGKFRVLANIFANPDLPTIDDYYEPFDFDYQNLHTAPISNHQPVARPRSLISGQRMEKIEWGPNWEEILGTEFAKRRKDKNFDNIQADIYGQYENTFMMYLPRLCEHCLNPTCAAACPSGAIYKREEDGIVLIDQEKCRGWRMCISGCPYKKIYFNWKSGKSEKCIFCFPRIEAGMPTVCAETCVGRIRYLGVLLYDADRIHEVASTVNEQDLYAKQLEIFLDPFDPKVIEQALNDGVPMSVIEAAQKSPVYKMAVDWKLALPLHPEYRTLPMVWYVPPLSPIQNAASAGHVSMDGVLPDVDSLRIPLRYLANLLTAGDEEPVKLALKRMLAMRAYKRAEQVDGVQDLKVLESVGLSVAQVEDMYRYLAIANYEDRYVIPTAHREEAMSDAFAERSGCGFSFGSGCSGASDTNMFGAKKANRRDVIKTVQLWED encoded by the coding sequence ATGAAGATTCGTTCACAAGTGGGCATGGTCCTGAACCTGGACAAGTGCATCGGCTGCCACACCTGCTCGATCACCTGCAAGAACGTCTGGACCAGTCGTGAAGGCATGGAATACGCCTGGTTCAACAACGTCGAGAGCAAGCCTGGCATCGGCTACCCGAAAGAGTGGGAGAACCAGGACAAGTGGAAGGGCGGCTGGGTGCGCAACGGCGACGGCACTATCAACCCGCGTATCGGTGGCAAGTTCCGCGTGTTGGCGAACATCTTCGCCAACCCGGACCTGCCGACCATCGACGACTACTACGAGCCGTTCGATTTCGACTATCAGAACCTGCACACCGCGCCGATCTCCAATCACCAGCCGGTTGCACGGCCGCGTTCGCTGATTTCCGGTCAACGCATGGAGAAGATCGAGTGGGGCCCGAACTGGGAAGAAATTCTCGGTACCGAGTTCGCCAAGCGTCGTAAGGACAAGAACTTCGACAACATCCAGGCGGACATCTACGGGCAGTACGAAAACACGTTCATGATGTACCTGCCGCGCCTGTGCGAGCACTGCCTGAACCCGACCTGCGCTGCCGCCTGCCCGAGCGGTGCGATCTACAAGCGCGAGGAGGACGGCATCGTTCTCATCGACCAGGAAAAGTGCCGCGGCTGGCGCATGTGCATCAGCGGCTGCCCGTACAAGAAGATCTACTTCAACTGGAAAAGCGGCAAATCCGAGAAGTGCATCTTCTGCTTCCCGCGCATCGAGGCCGGTATGCCGACCGTCTGCGCCGAGACCTGCGTGGGCCGCATCCGCTACCTCGGCGTGCTGCTGTACGACGCCGACCGCATCCATGAAGTGGCCAGCACCGTCAACGAGCAGGACCTGTACGCCAAGCAGCTGGAGATCTTCCTCGATCCGTTCGATCCGAAGGTCATCGAGCAGGCGCTCAACGACGGCGTACCGATGTCGGTGATCGAAGCCGCGCAGAAGTCGCCGGTGTACAAGATGGCGGTGGACTGGAAGCTGGCGCTGCCGCTGCACCCGGAATACCGCACGCTGCCGATGGTGTGGTACGTGCCGCCGCTGTCGCCGATCCAGAACGCTGCCAGCGCCGGTCACGTCAGCATGGACGGCGTACTGCCGGACGTCGACAGCCTGCGCATCCCGCTGCGTTACCTGGCCAACCTGCTCACCGCAGGTGACGAGGAGCCGGTCAAGCTGGCGCTCAAGCGCATGCTCGCCATGCGTGCCTACAAGCGCGCCGAGCAGGTCGATGGCGTGCAGGACCTCAAGGTGCTGGAGAGCGTTGGTCTGTCGGTGGCCCAGGTGGAGGACATGTACCGCTACCTGGCCATCGCCAACTACGAAGATCGCTACGTGATCCCGACCGCCCACCGCGAAGAGGCGATGAGCGACGCCTTCGCCGAGCGTTCCGGTTGTGGCTTCAGCTTCGGCAGCGGCTGCTCGGGCGCTTCGGACACCAACATGTTCGGTGCCAAGAAGGCCAATCGCCGCGACGTCATCAAAACTGTCCAGCTGTGGGAGGACTGA
- a CDS encoding peptidylprolyl isomerase produces the protein MGCGCGGSTGGSGGCGGGARPEIDIPADAPLFEELPHEEDNEPAAEQTSGEPLLIASSEQEWPRVRVNGVAIASQAIAQELQYHPAESREEAVYLATQALVLRELLQQRIGELGLVVRAEAGESEEEAATRTLIEQEVPLPLADEAACRQYYSGNQQRFFSAPLLAARHILLACPADDAEERSLAREQGLALIAQLQAAPQCFAELALQHSACPSKEQGGALGQISKGQTVPEFERQLFRLPVGLCQQPLESRYGYHLVFVDQRIEGEQLPYEVVAGSIRAELNQRVWQIGVSQYLQNLVGAANIEGILMQGAETPLMQ, from the coding sequence ATGGGTTGTGGATGCGGTGGTAGCACAGGTGGAAGCGGCGGCTGCGGTGGCGGCGCGCGTCCGGAAATCGATATCCCGGCTGATGCCCCTCTGTTCGAGGAGCTGCCGCACGAGGAAGACAACGAGCCGGCTGCCGAGCAGACATCCGGTGAGCCGCTGCTGATCGCCAGCAGCGAGCAGGAATGGCCACGGGTGCGGGTCAATGGTGTGGCTATTGCCTCCCAGGCCATCGCCCAGGAATTGCAGTACCACCCCGCGGAAAGCCGCGAAGAGGCCGTCTACCTGGCGACCCAGGCGCTGGTGCTGCGCGAGCTGCTGCAACAGCGCATCGGCGAACTGGGCCTCGTGGTGCGTGCCGAGGCCGGCGAAAGCGAGGAAGAGGCGGCCACCCGCACGCTGATCGAGCAGGAAGTACCGCTGCCGCTGGCCGATGAGGCTGCCTGTCGGCAGTACTACAGCGGCAATCAGCAGCGCTTTTTCAGCGCGCCGTTGCTGGCCGCGCGGCACATTCTGCTGGCATGTCCGGCGGATGACGCCGAAGAGCGCAGCCTGGCTCGCGAGCAGGGACTGGCGCTGATTGCACAGCTGCAGGCCGCGCCGCAATGCTTCGCCGAACTGGCTCTGCAGCATTCGGCCTGCCCCTCGAAAGAGCAGGGCGGTGCGCTGGGGCAGATCAGCAAGGGCCAGACGGTGCCGGAGTTCGAACGCCAGCTGTTCCGTCTGCCGGTAGGCCTGTGCCAGCAACCGCTGGAAAGCCGCTACGGCTATCACTTGGTGTTCGTCGATCAGCGCATCGAAGGCGAGCAGCTGCCCTACGAGGTGGTGGCCGGCTCGATTCGCGCCGAGCTCAACCAGCGTGTCTGGCAGATCGGCGTCAGCCAGTACCTGCAGAATCTGGTGGGTGCGGCGAACATCGAAGGCATCCTTATGCAGGGCGCGGAAACGCCGCTGATGCAATAA
- a CDS encoding nitrate reductase subunit alpha — translation MSHLLDQLRFFNRKQGEFADGHGETRIESRDWENVYRSRWQYDKIVRSTHGVNCTGSCSWKIYVKNGLITWETQQTDYPRTRNDLPNHEPRGCPRGASYSWYIYSANRLKYPKVRKPLLKLWRDARRTMTPVDAWASIVEDKAKADSYKSKRGMGGFIRSSWEEVNEIIAAANVYTVKQYGPDRVVGFSPIPAMSMVSYAAGSRYLSLIGGVCLSFYDWYCDLPPASPQVWGEQTDVPESADWYNSNYIIAWGSNVPQTRTPDAHFFTEVRYKGTKTVAITPDYAEVAKLTDLWLNPKQGTDAALAQAFAHVIFKEFHLEKPSEYFRDYAKRYTDLPVLVRLNEKDGSYIADRFLRASDLADNLGQENNPEWKTIAVDGSTGELVSPLGSIGYRWGEKGKWNIEAREGRDGRDVDLSLTQIEGGETAEVAFPYFGGILHEHFQHAEGESIQLRRVPVRSITLADGTTTKVATVFDLMAANLGIDRGLGGANVASSYDDASVPGTPAWQEVITGVSREKAIQIAREFADNADKTHGRSMIIVGAAMNHWYHMDMNYRGLINMLMLCGCVGQTGGGWAHYVGQEKLRPQCGWLPLAFGLDWSRPPRQMNGTSFFYNHSSQWRHEKMSIHEVLSPLADKSQFPEHMLDYNIRAERAGWLPSAPQLNRNPLQVCRDAEAAGMSPVDYVTQSLKDGSLKFACEQPDNPDNFPRNMFIWRSNLLGSSGKGHEYMLKYLLGTKNGVMNEDLGKRDGFKPLEAEWQDDGAIGKLDLVTTLDFRMSSTCVYSDIVLPTATWYEKDDMNTSDMHPFIHPLSAAIDPAWESRSDWEIYKGIAKAFSKMAEGHLGVEKDLVTVPLLHDSPGELAQPFGGTDWKTAGTDPQPGKNCPNMTVVERDYPATYKKFSSLGPLLDKLGNGGKGINWNTQDEVDFLGELNYKVRDEGVSKGRPQIESAIDACEVILSLAPETNGHVALKAWAALSEFTGRDHSHLALPKEHEAIRFRDIQAQPRKIISSPTWSGLEDEHVSYNAGYTNVHEFIPWRTITGRQQFFQDHPWMQAFGEQMMSYRPPINTRTIDYVKGKKSNGNTEIVLNWITPHQKWGIHSTYSDNLIMLTLSRGGPIVWMSEVDAKKAGIEDNDWIECFNANGALTARAVVSQRVMEGMVMMYHAQERIVNVPGSETTKTRGGHHNSVTRVVLKPTHMIGGYAQQAYGFNYYGTVGCNRDEFVVVRKMAKVDWLDGPNGNDLPQPLPQDI, via the coding sequence ATGAGCCACTTGCTCGATCAATTGCGCTTCTTCAACAGGAAGCAAGGCGAGTTCGCCGATGGTCATGGCGAAACCCGCATCGAATCCCGCGACTGGGAGAACGTCTACCGCTCGCGCTGGCAGTACGACAAGATCGTGCGCTCCACCCACGGGGTGAACTGCACCGGATCGTGCTCCTGGAAGATCTACGTGAAGAACGGCCTGATTACCTGGGAAACCCAGCAGACCGACTACCCGCGTACCCGCAACGACCTGCCCAACCATGAGCCGCGCGGCTGCCCGCGCGGTGCCAGCTACAGCTGGTACATCTACAGCGCCAACCGCCTGAAGTACCCCAAGGTGCGCAAGCCGCTGCTAAAACTGTGGCGTGACGCGCGGCGCACCATGACCCCGGTGGACGCCTGGGCCAGCATCGTCGAGGACAAGGCCAAGGCCGATTCCTACAAGAGCAAGCGCGGCATGGGCGGCTTCATCCGCTCCAGCTGGGAAGAAGTCAACGAGATCATCGCCGCCGCCAACGTCTACACCGTCAAGCAGTACGGCCCGGACCGCGTGGTCGGCTTCTCGCCGATCCCGGCCATGTCGATGGTTTCCTACGCTGCCGGTAGCCGCTACCTGTCGCTGATCGGTGGCGTCTGCCTGTCGTTCTACGACTGGTACTGCGACCTGCCGCCGGCCTCTCCACAAGTGTGGGGCGAGCAGACCGACGTGCCGGAATCGGCCGACTGGTACAACTCCAACTACATCATCGCCTGGGGCTCCAACGTTCCGCAGACGCGTACCCCGGACGCGCACTTCTTCACCGAAGTCCGCTACAAGGGCACCAAGACCGTCGCCATCACCCCGGACTACGCCGAAGTCGCCAAACTTACCGACCTCTGGCTCAACCCCAAGCAGGGCACCGACGCCGCGCTGGCCCAGGCCTTCGCCCACGTCATCTTCAAGGAATTCCACCTCGAGAAGCCGAGCGAGTACTTCCGCGACTACGCCAAGCGCTACACCGACCTGCCGGTGCTGGTGCGCCTGAACGAGAAGGACGGCAGCTACATCGCCGACCGCTTCCTGCGCGCTTCCGATCTGGCTGACAACCTCGGCCAGGAAAACAACCCCGAGTGGAAAACCATTGCCGTCGACGGCAGCACCGGCGAGCTGGTCTCGCCGCTGGGCTCGATCGGCTACCGCTGGGGCGAGAAGGGCAAGTGGAACATCGAAGCCCGCGAAGGCCGTGACGGCCGTGACGTCGATCTGAGCCTGACCCAGATCGAAGGTGGTGAGACAGCCGAGGTTGCCTTCCCGTATTTCGGCGGCATCCTCCACGAGCATTTCCAGCACGCCGAAGGCGAGAGCATCCAGCTGCGCCGCGTACCGGTACGCAGCATCACCCTGGCCGACGGCACCACCACCAAAGTCGCCACCGTGTTCGACCTGATGGCCGCCAACCTCGGTATCGACCGTGGGCTGGGCGGCGCCAACGTCGCTTCCAGCTACGACGACGCCAGCGTGCCCGGCACTCCGGCCTGGCAGGAAGTCATCACCGGCGTGTCCCGCGAGAAGGCGATCCAGATCGCCCGTGAATTCGCCGACAACGCCGACAAGACCCATGGCCGTTCCATGATCATCGTCGGTGCGGCGATGAACCACTGGTACCACATGGACATGAACTACCGCGGCCTGATCAACATGCTGATGTTGTGCGGTTGCGTCGGTCAGACCGGTGGCGGCTGGGCCCACTATGTCGGCCAGGAAAAACTGCGTCCGCAGTGCGGTTGGCTGCCGCTGGCTTTCGGTCTCGACTGGAGCCGTCCGCCGCGCCAGATGAACGGCACCAGCTTCTTCTACAACCACAGTTCGCAGTGGCGCCACGAGAAGATGAGCATTCATGAAGTGCTCTCGCCGCTGGCTGACAAGTCGCAGTTCCCCGAGCACATGCTCGACTACAACATCCGCGCCGAACGTGCCGGCTGGCTGCCGAGCGCGCCGCAGCTCAATCGCAACCCGCTGCAGGTCTGCCGCGATGCCGAAGCCGCCGGCATGTCGCCGGTTGACTACGTCACCCAGTCGCTCAAGGACGGTTCGCTGAAGTTCGCCTGCGAGCAGCCGGACAATCCGGATAACTTCCCGCGCAACATGTTCATCTGGCGCTCCAACTTGCTGGGCAGCTCGGGCAAGGGCCACGAGTACATGCTCAAGTACCTGCTGGGCACCAAGAACGGCGTGATGAACGAGGACCTCGGCAAGCGCGACGGCTTTAAGCCGCTCGAGGCCGAATGGCAGGACGACGGCGCCATCGGCAAGCTCGACCTGGTCACCACCCTCGACTTCCGCATGTCCTCGACCTGCGTGTACTCCGACATCGTCCTGCCGACCGCGACCTGGTACGAGAAGGACGACATGAACACCTCGGACATGCACCCCTTCATCCACCCCCTGTCCGCAGCCATCGACCCGGCCTGGGAATCGCGCTCCGACTGGGAAATCTACAAGGGCATCGCCAAGGCCTTTTCGAAGATGGCTGAAGGTCATCTGGGTGTGGAAAAGGATCTGGTCACCGTGCCGCTGCTCCACGACAGCCCCGGCGAACTGGCGCAGCCGTTTGGCGGCACCGACTGGAAAACCGCAGGCACAGATCCGCAACCGGGCAAGAACTGCCCGAACATGACGGTGGTCGAGCGTGACTATCCGGCCACCTACAAGAAATTCAGCTCCCTCGGCCCGTTGCTCGACAAGCTCGGCAATGGTGGCAAGGGCATCAACTGGAACACCCAGGATGAAGTCGATTTCCTTGGCGAGCTGAACTACAAGGTACGTGACGAAGGCGTCAGCAAGGGGCGTCCGCAGATCGAGTCGGCCATCGATGCCTGCGAGGTGATTCTCAGCCTGGCCCCGGAAACCAATGGCCACGTGGCGCTCAAGGCTTGGGCGGCGTTGTCCGAGTTCACCGGCCGCGACCACAGCCACCTGGCGCTGCCCAAGGAGCACGAGGCGATCCGCTTCCGTGACATCCAGGCCCAGCCGCGCAAGATCATCTCCAGCCCGACCTGGTCAGGCCTGGAAGACGAGCATGTGTCGTACAACGCCGGCTACACCAACGTCCACGAGTTCATCCCATGGCGCACCATCACCGGTCGTCAGCAGTTCTTCCAGGACCATCCTTGGATGCAGGCCTTCGGTGAGCAGATGATGAGCTACCGGCCGCCGATCAACACCCGCACCATCGATTACGTGAAGGGCAAGAAGAGCAACGGCAATACCGAGATCGTTCTGAACTGGATCACGCCGCACCAGAAGTGGGGCATCCACAGCACCTACTCGGACAACCTGATCATGCTCACCCTGAGCCGCGGCGGCCCGATTGTGTGGATGTCCGAAGTCGACGCCAAGAAGGCCGGCATCGAGGACAACGACTGGATCGAGTGCTTCAACGCCAACGGCGCCCTGACTGCCCGCGCGGTGGTCAGCCAGCGTGTGATGGAAGGCATGGTGATGATGTACCACGCCCAGGAACGCATCGTGAACGTGCCCGGCAGCGAGACCACCAAGACCCGCGGCGGCCACCACAACTCGGTGACCCGCGTGGTGCTCAAGCCCACCCACATGATCGGCGGCTACGCCCAGCAGGCGTATGGCTTCAACTACTACGGCACCGTGGGTTGCAACCGCGACGAGTTCGTCGTGGTACGCAAGATGGCCAAGGTCGACTGGCTCGACGGCCCGAACGGCAACGATCTGCCGCAACCCCTGCCGCAAGACATCTGA
- the narJ gene encoding nitrate reductase molybdenum cofactor assembly chaperone: MRILKVISLLLDYPDQHLRDGHAELAQAIGAAREISPEQRAALRRLLDELTEDDLMDVQERYNDLFDRGRSLSLLLFEHVHGESRDRGQAMVDLMAQYTEAGFDIGVRELPDYIPLYLEYLATRDDLEAREGLADVSHLLALLAARLQERESPHAACFRALLQIAGEPVQETLAGLQEQVAAEERDDSLEALDKIWEEEQVNFLQAEQQDRCPSMASGPGKAREESPVPLHWTDFKHDGQAAALAQEVRNV; the protein is encoded by the coding sequence ATGCGCATCCTTAAAGTGATATCCCTGCTGCTGGACTACCCCGACCAGCACCTGCGCGACGGCCATGCCGAACTGGCCCAGGCCATCGGCGCGGCTCGCGAGATCAGCCCGGAGCAGCGCGCCGCGCTGCGCCGCCTGCTCGACGAGCTGACCGAGGACGACCTGATGGACGTGCAGGAGCGCTACAACGACCTGTTCGACCGCGGCCGTTCACTGTCGCTGCTCCTGTTCGAACACGTGCATGGCGAGTCCCGCGACCGCGGCCAGGCCATGGTCGACCTGATGGCTCAGTACACCGAGGCCGGTTTCGACATCGGTGTACGCGAGCTGCCGGACTACATCCCGCTGTACCTCGAGTACCTCGCCACCCGCGATGACCTCGAGGCCCGCGAGGGTCTGGCCGACGTCTCGCACCTGCTGGCTCTGCTGGCAGCGCGTCTACAAGAGCGTGAAAGCCCGCATGCCGCGTGCTTCCGTGCGCTGCTGCAGATCGCTGGCGAGCCGGTGCAGGAAACCCTGGCCGGCCTGCAGGAGCAGGTCGCCGCCGAGGAACGCGACGATTCGCTGGAAGCGCTGGACAAGATCTGGGAGGAGGAGCAGGTCAATTTCCTCCAGGCCGAGCAGCAGGATCGCTGCCCATCCATGGCGAGCGGGCCGGGCAAGGCTCGCGAGGAAAGCCCGGTGCCGCTGCACTGGACCGATTTCAAGCATGACGGGCAGGCCGCCGCGCTCGCCCAGGAGGTGCGCAATGTCTAA
- the moaA gene encoding GTP 3',8-cyclase MoaA has protein sequence MTQLRDAHNRQIDYLRMSVTDRCDFRCVYCMAEDMTFLPRQQVLGLEELERIARIFVGLGVKKIRLTGGEPLVRQGIVGLCERIAALPGLRELVMTTNGSQLVKLAAPLARAGVKRLNISLDSLDADKFHAITRTGQLQQVLDGIDAARDAGFERIKLNAVVMKGRNAEEVADLVDFAIAGGLDLGFIEEMPLGDVGRSRGESFCSSDEVRALIAERHALIDSAEQSGGPARYVRLADHPQTRIGFISPHSHNFCATCNRVRLTVEGRLLLCLGHENSIDLRALLRRHPTSDQPVIDAIHAALQRKPLRHEFSSSGEVQVLRFMNASGG, from the coding sequence ATGACTCAACTACGCGATGCCCACAACCGCCAGATCGACTACCTGCGCATGTCGGTGACCGACCGCTGCGACTTCCGCTGCGTCTACTGCATGGCCGAGGACATGACCTTCCTGCCGCGCCAGCAGGTGCTCGGTCTGGAGGAGTTGGAGCGCATCGCGCGCATTTTCGTCGGCCTCGGGGTGAAGAAGATTCGCCTCACCGGCGGCGAGCCGCTGGTACGCCAGGGCATCGTCGGTCTCTGCGAGCGCATTGCCGCATTGCCGGGCCTGCGCGAACTGGTGATGACCACCAACGGCTCGCAGCTGGTCAAGCTTGCCGCACCGCTGGCGCGGGCCGGGGTCAAGCGGCTGAACATCAGCCTCGATAGCCTGGACGCCGACAAGTTTCACGCCATCACCCGCACCGGTCAGCTGCAACAGGTGCTCGACGGCATCGACGCGGCACGGGACGCCGGCTTCGAGCGGATCAAGCTCAACGCCGTGGTGATGAAAGGTCGCAATGCCGAGGAAGTTGCCGACCTGGTGGATTTCGCCATTGCCGGCGGGCTGGACCTGGGCTTCATCGAGGAAATGCCGTTGGGCGACGTCGGTCGTTCGCGCGGTGAGAGCTTCTGCTCCAGCGACGAAGTACGTGCGCTGATCGCCGAACGCCATGCATTGATCGATTCCGCCGAGCAGAGCGGCGGGCCGGCGCGCTACGTGCGCCTGGCGGACCATCCGCAGACGCGCATCGGTTTTATCTCGCCGCATTCCCACAACTTTTGCGCTACCTGCAACCGCGTGCGGCTGACGGTCGAAGGGCGCCTGCTGCTGTGCCTGGGCCACGAGAACTCCATCGACCTGCGCGCGCTGCTGCGTCGCCACCCAACCAGCGACCAGCCGGTGATCGACGCCATCCACGCTGCGCTGCAGCGCAAACCGCTGCGCCATGAATTCTCCAGCAGCGGCGAGGTCCAGGTATTGCGCTTCATGAATGCCAGTGGCGGTTGA